In Musa acuminata AAA Group cultivar baxijiao chromosome BXJ3-9, Cavendish_Baxijiao_AAA, whole genome shotgun sequence, a single genomic region encodes these proteins:
- the LOC135649269 gene encoding hypothetical protein At1g04090-like encodes MGNCIPFPTTRDLSVSRRRKSLPIQTSFKLPSPLPSWPPGGEFAQGIIDLGGLEVCQVSTFTQVWATHEGGQDGLGATFFKPSTVPIGFSVLGYYAQPNNQPLFGWVLVGRDSGDGDTLAQPSDYTLVWSSESSNINQDGRGYFWLPTPPEGYHAVGLVVTNSSEKPSVEEVRCVRSDLTDEPESDAYIWSTDGFSVDSLRPATRGINALGVSVGTFIARANGAAISAALSCLKNRKANFSSMPNLRQVEALMQAYSPWIYFHPDEIYFPSSVSWFFDNGALLYQKGNQNPTPIDSGGSNLPQGDSNDGTYWIDLPANDGQKNKIMKGDISSTKLYLHIKPMLGATFTDVVIWIFYPFNGPAKAKVGLFNVSLGKIGEHVGDWEHLTLRISNFTGELRRLYFAEHSSGTWVDASQLDFQGGNKPVGYSSLHGHAMYSKPGLVLQGNSKLGIGIRNDTAKGNSIDNGRSFEVVAAEYMGSAVTEPAWLNYMREWGPKISYDISNELKKVEKLLPGKFRSRLESIINSLPDEVLREEGPTGPKEKSSWAMDEN; translated from the exons ATGGGGAACTGTATTCCCTTCCCAACCACCAGAGACCTCTCTGTTTCAAGGAGGAGGAAATCTCTCCCAATCCAAACATCCTTTAAGCTTCCATCTCCGTTACCATCTTGGCCACCAG GTGGGGAATTTGCCCAGGGGATAATAGATCTTGGAGGCCTGGAGGTGTGCCAAGTCTCCACGTTCACGCAAGTTTGGGCTACCCATGAAGGCGGCCAAGATGGCCTCGGTGCAACCTTCTTCAAACCTTCGACAGTCCCCATTGGCTTCTCGGTGCTGGGCTACTATGCCCAACCGAACAACCAGCCTCTGTTTGGCTGGGTTCTGGTCGGGAGAGACTCCGGCGACGGTGACACGCTCGCGCAGCCATCGGACTACACCCTTGTTTGGAGCAGCGAGTCATCTAACATCAATCAAGATGGTCGTGGCTACTTCTGGCTGCCGACGCCACCTGAAGGATACCATGCTGTCGGCCTTGTCGTCACGAACTCATCGGAGAAGCCTTCGGTCGAGGAAGTCAGATGCGTGAGGAGCGACCTGACCGACGAGCCTGAGAGCGATGCATACATATGGAGCACTGATGGATTCAGTGTGGATAGCTTAAGGCCCGCTACAAGGGGCATCAATGCCCTCGGTGTGTCGGTTGGAACATTCATAGCCCGAGCAAATGGAGCTGCGATTTCTGCAGCATTGTCTTGTTTGAAGAACAGGAAGGCCAACTTCTCTTCCATGCCGAACCTTCGTCAAGTGGAGGCCCTCATGCAAGCTTACTCACCATGGATTTACTTCCACCCGGATGAGATCTACTTCCCCTCATCTGTAAGCTGGTTCTTCGACAACGGTGCGCTGCTATACCAGAAAGGAAACCAGAATCCTACTCCTATAGACTCCGGTGGTTCGAACCTTCCCCAGGGAGACTCCAACGACGGCACCTACTGGATAGATCTTCCGGCCAATGACGGCCAGAAGAATAAGATCATGAAAGGAGACATTTCCAGCACGAAGTTGTACCTACACATCAAACCGATGCTCGGCGCGACCTTCACCGACGTCGTCATATGGATCTTCTATCCATTCAATGGGCCTGCAAAAGCCAAGGTGGGGCTGTTCAACGTATCACTGGGGAAGATAGGAGAGCATGTGGGTGACTGGGAGCACTTGACACTAAGGATAAGCAACTTCACCGGCGAGCTACGGAGGCTCTATTTTGCCGAGCACAGCTCAGGCACTTGGGTGGATGCTTCACAGCTCGATTTCCAGGGGGGGAACAAGCCCGTGGGGTATTCTTCATTGCATGGCCATGCTATGTACTCGAAGCCAGGCCTTGTCCTACAAGGGAATTCCAAACTGGGTATTGGCATCAGGAATGACACTGCGAAAGGTAACAGCATCGATAACGGGAGGAGCTTCGAGGTGGTGGCGGCGGAGTACATGGGGTCGGCGGTCACAGAGCCTGCATGGCTGAACTACATGAGGGAGTGGGGGCCGAAGATAAGCTATGACATCTCGAACGAGCTCAAGAAAGTGGAGAAGCTGCTTCCTGGGAAGTTCAGGTCCAGGTTGGAGAGCATCATCAATAGTCTTCCCGACGAAGTTCTTCGGGAAGAAGGGCCTACCGGCCCAAAGGAGAAGAGCAGTTGGGCAATGGATGAGAACTAA